A section of the Virgibacillus sp. NKC19-3 genome encodes:
- a CDS encoding ABC transporter ATP-binding protein, with protein MKSVRLENITKMFGETIGVEDVNIDIQSGEFFTFLGPSGCGKTTTLRMIAGFYFPTKGKIAFDNKDITAVKPNKRNIGMVFQNYALFPHMTVFENIAFGLQVRKNSKSVIKEKVEKAQKFVRLVGYGDRKITELSGGQQQRVALARSLVIEPDILLLDEPLSNLDAKLREETRVEIKRLQAELGITTIYVTHDQHEAMAMSDRIMVMSEGEVQQIGTPQEIYNRPINQFVASFIGESNILEGTITEVLGDHVIVDVGEGISLKGIKENGSPHVDITEGKKVLLSIRPEIIEIDEGLNSVDGKIQMVEFSGVSINYLVKVGNHELNVMIVNSGSNILERDHTITLNIPENGIYFMSEKG; from the coding sequence ATGAAAAGTGTTAGATTGGAAAATATAACGAAAATGTTTGGTGAAACGATTGGTGTTGAGGATGTCAACATTGATATACAAAGCGGGGAATTTTTCACATTCTTGGGTCCAAGTGGCTGCGGTAAAACAACAACATTAAGAATGATCGCAGGGTTTTATTTTCCTACAAAAGGTAAAATAGCCTTCGACAATAAAGATATCACCGCGGTAAAACCAAACAAACGAAATATCGGCATGGTTTTTCAAAATTATGCGCTCTTTCCGCATATGACTGTCTTTGAAAATATTGCATTTGGTCTACAAGTTAGGAAAAATTCAAAAAGTGTTATAAAGGAAAAGGTGGAAAAAGCACAAAAATTTGTCCGATTGGTGGGCTATGGAGATAGAAAAATTACAGAATTATCCGGGGGACAACAACAACGCGTGGCACTAGCAAGATCGCTTGTCATTGAACCGGACATATTATTGTTGGACGAACCATTGTCTAACTTGGACGCAAAATTACGTGAAGAAACAAGGGTTGAGATTAAGCGACTTCAAGCTGAACTAGGAATCACCACAATCTATGTCACGCACGATCAGCATGAAGCGATGGCGATGTCTGATAGAATTATGGTCATGAGTGAAGGTGAGGTTCAACAAATCGGTACTCCTCAAGAAATTTATAACAGACCGATTAACCAGTTTGTTGCTTCATTTATCGGTGAATCAAATATTTTAGAAGGTACTATCACGGAAGTATTGGGTGATCATGTCATTGTTGATGTTGGCGAGGGCATTTCACTTAAAGGAATAAAAGAGAACGGTTCCCCGCATGTTGATATCACAGAAGGCAAAAAAGTATTACTCTCCATACGGCCCGAAATCATTGAGATCGATGAAGGTCTTAATTCAGTCGATGGCAAAATTCAGATGGTTGAGTTTTCCGGGGTAAGTATTAACTATCTTGTCAAGGTTGGCAATCATGAATTGAACGTGATGATTGTCAATTCGGGCTCCAATATATTGGAACGTGATCATACTATCACTCTCAACATTCCCGAAAACGGGATATATTTTATGAGCGAAAAGGGGTGA
- a CDS encoding ABC transporter permease has protein sequence MTDGTIAPKKTIWEKMTQSRYFVYILISPLALVLLAYVIYPMFSTLSQSVKDQEGALSLSNYINFFSTEANLESLRNSVFISIVSVITCAIVGVTMAFLLNRFEFPGRKVLSVLVLVPMALPDLIGALSFDFLYGQTGIFPRFFQQIFYLEDVPFSLEGILGVMAVHTFTMYPYFYLSASVAIKGLDLSLEEAASNLGAGRLIIWLKVILPMLTPAMVASSLLVFMISMASYTAPLMFGVERTMTMQITLSRTNGNLEMSATQSTILSIVSIAFLILMMWYQNRRNYTNQSKGVGAHRAEVHSSIAKYLAVIGSIIGVVILMLPIVVIALISFAEDGAWTTQVIPESYTLQHYIALFTDSSIWAPIWNSIQMSTIAVIGNIIFGVAAAYAMVRFDFKGKSFMDILIMVPWALPGTVVAVNLISAFSDPSVFSFNQVLVGTFWILPLAYFLRQLPLVFRNAQASLMQMDQSIEEAAQSLGASWWHSFRRVVLPLIMPGILAGTLLAFIQGLTEFVASILIYTPSNMPLSVGIWNRLYSFEFGIACAYGVLQIILVIIVLFINEKIKGDNNNTSTTF, from the coding sequence ATGACTGATGGAACAATCGCCCCCAAAAAGACAATTTGGGAGAAAATGACACAATCGAGATATTTTGTATATATATTAATTTCACCTCTGGCTCTGGTATTATTAGCTTATGTGATTTATCCGATGTTCAGTACGCTTTCACAGAGTGTAAAGGATCAAGAAGGTGCTTTATCATTATCCAATTATATAAACTTTTTTTCTACTGAAGCCAATCTGGAATCATTAAGAAATAGTGTGTTTATATCGATCGTGAGTGTCATTACATGTGCTATTGTCGGAGTGACGATGGCTTTCTTACTAAACCGATTTGAATTTCCGGGAAGAAAAGTTTTATCTGTACTTGTTTTGGTACCTATGGCTTTACCGGATTTAATAGGTGCCCTTTCATTTGACTTTTTATATGGCCAAACAGGAATTTTCCCTCGTTTTTTCCAACAAATTTTTTATTTGGAGGACGTTCCATTCTCCCTAGAGGGGATTTTGGGTGTTATGGCTGTTCATACCTTTACAATGTATCCCTATTTTTATTTGAGTGCCTCCGTAGCGATTAAGGGATTGGATTTATCATTGGAGGAAGCAGCTTCAAATTTGGGTGCAGGTCGATTAATTATTTGGTTAAAAGTTATTTTACCTATGTTGACACCTGCAATGGTAGCATCATCATTACTTGTGTTTATGATTTCAATGGCATCATATACTGCTCCATTAATGTTCGGTGTCGAAAGAACGATGACAATGCAAATAACGCTTTCCCGTACAAATGGTAACCTAGAAATGTCGGCAACACAATCGACCATTCTTTCCATTGTATCAATTGCATTTCTGATACTGATGATGTGGTATCAAAACAGGAGAAATTATACAAATCAGAGCAAAGGTGTCGGTGCTCACAGGGCAGAGGTCCACTCGTCTATTGCCAAATATCTGGCAGTAATCGGATCCATCATTGGCGTTGTCATTTTAATGCTTCCGATCGTGGTCATCGCGTTGATTTCGTTCGCTGAAGACGGAGCCTGGACAACGCAAGTGATACCTGAATCCTATACCTTACAGCATTATATTGCTCTGTTTACGGATTCAAGTATATGGGCGCCCATTTGGAATAGCATTCAAATGAGTACAATTGCTGTTATTGGAAATATCATTTTTGGTGTTGCAGCTGCTTATGCGATGGTTCGTTTTGATTTTAAAGGAAAAAGCTTCATGGATATATTGATTATGGTACCTTGGGCGCTACCAGGCACTGTGGTAGCAGTTAATCTGATTTCAGCTTTCAGCGATCCTAGTGTTTTTTCATTTAACCAAGTATTGGTTGGTACTTTTTGGATTTTGCCTTTAGCATATTTTCTCAGACAGTTGCCGCTTGTCTTCCGCAATGCACAGGCAAGTTTAATGCAAATGGATCAATCAATTGAAGAAGCAGCACAAAGCTTGGGGGCATCTTGGTGGCATTCATTCAGGAGAGTTGTTTTACCACTTATTATGCCGGGGATTTTAGCTGGCACACTACTGGCTTTTATTCAAGGTCTAACGGAGTTTGTTGCGTCAATTTTAATTTATACACCTTCCAACATGCCATTATCTGTCGGTATATGGAATAGGTTGTACTCATTTGAGTTCGGAATAGCATGTGCATATGGCGTACTTCAAATCATTTTGGTTATTATTGTTCTCTTCATCAATGAAAAAATTAAAGGTGATAATAACAATACAAGTACTACTTTTTAA